A window of Polaribacter litorisediminis contains these coding sequences:
- the yihA gene encoding ribosome biogenesis GTP-binding protein YihA/YsxC, with protein sequence MKIKSAEFVMSNSNVINAPKERIPEYAFIGRSNVGKSSLINMLMERKDLAKISGKPGKTQLINHFKINEDWFLVDLPGYGYAQISKKKRTIFQYFIENYFKEREQLVCTFVLIDSRHDPQKIDLEFMRFLGENQIPFCLVFTKADKLGSSKLNKQITSYKKKLLDTWETLPMTFLTSSSTGLGRKEFLDFIDGVNQDVAKDFK encoded by the coding sequence AAAATTAAGTCTGCTGAATTTGTAATGAGTAACAGTAATGTTATCAATGCTCCTAAAGAAAGGATTCCTGAATATGCTTTTATAGGACGCTCTAATGTTGGTAAATCTTCATTGATTAACATGTTGATGGAACGCAAAGATTTAGCTAAAATTTCTGGAAAACCAGGAAAAACCCAGTTAATTAATCATTTTAAAATAAATGAAGATTGGTTTTTAGTAGATTTACCTGGCTACGGTTATGCGCAAATTTCTAAAAAGAAAAGAACCATTTTTCAGTATTTTATAGAAAACTATTTTAAAGAAAGAGAACAATTAGTCTGCACTTTTGTGTTGATTGATAGCAGACACGATCCTCAAAAAATTGATTTAGAATTCATGCGGTTTTTAGGTGAAAATCAAATTCCTTTCTGCCTTGTTTTTACCAAAGCCGATAAATTAGGGAGTTCTAAATTAAACAAACAAATTACTTCTTACAAAAAGAAATTATTAGATACTTGGGAAACTTTGCCCATGACGTTTTTAACCTCTTCTTCGACAGGTTTAGGGCGTAAAGAATTTTTAGATTTTATTGATGGCGTAAATCAAGATGTTGCTAAAGATTTTAAATAA
- a CDS encoding RluA family pseudouridine synthase, with protein sequence MHSTKENLQVLFEDNHIMIVNKRSGDITQGDKTRDKPLSDVAKEYIKEKYNKAGNVFLGVVHRLDRPTSGVIIFARTSKALERLNKMLRDKVIYKTYWAVVKEHPKKEKDTLINFLKKNPKNNKSSVYSKEIEGSKKAILHYKILKKLNNYSLLEIDLETGRHHQIRAQLSAIGFPIKGDLKYGFNRSNKDGSIHLHARKIEFTHPVSKENILITAPTPNEVIWNACN encoded by the coding sequence ATGCACTCTACCAAAGAAAATTTACAAGTATTATTTGAAGATAATCATATCATGATTGTAAACAAACGCTCTGGAGATATTACGCAAGGTGATAAAACCAGAGATAAACCTTTGAGTGATGTTGCCAAGGAATACATCAAAGAAAAATACAACAAAGCAGGCAATGTTTTTTTAGGGGTTGTTCATCGGCTAGATAGACCTACTTCTGGTGTTATCATTTTTGCCAGAACCTCTAAAGCTCTGGAGCGATTGAACAAAATGTTGCGCGATAAAGTAATTTACAAAACCTATTGGGCGGTTGTAAAAGAGCATCCAAAGAAAGAAAAAGACACCCTTATTAATTTTTTAAAAAAGAATCCCAAAAATAATAAATCATCGGTGTATTCAAAAGAAATTGAAGGGTCTAAAAAAGCCATCTTACACTATAAAATCTTAAAAAAACTAAATAATTATTCCCTTTTAGAAATTGATTTAGAAACCGGAAGACATCACCAAATTAGAGCACAATTATCTGCAATTGGTTTTCCTATAAAAGGCGATTTAAAATACGGTTTTAATAGAAGTAATAAAGACGGAAGTATTCATTTACATGCCAGAAAAATTGAATTTACTCATCCGGTTTCTAAAGAAAATATTCTCATCACTGCTCCTACTCCTAATGAAGTAATTTGGAACGCTTGCAACTAA
- a CDS encoding nitroreductase family protein: protein MLKEKTVSEAIQYRRSVRVYDAKKPIDKTIVKKCIEQAALAPNSSNMQLWEFYHVTSKDMIAKIAPFCFHQNAARTAQQLVIFVTRKDLWKQRAQANLKFIDKTFGANNTKSAQSKREKTARGYYGKIIPFAYADFLGILGFLKYIMVLIIGLFKPIYRQVRQSDMRIVAHKTCGLAAENFMISMAAENYDTCPMEGTYTLRVKKLLGLPYGAEINMIVSCGIRKPEGIYGERFRIPFEQVYKEV from the coding sequence ATGTTAAAAGAAAAAACAGTTTCTGAGGCGATACAATATAGACGCTCTGTAAGAGTATATGATGCAAAAAAGCCAATAGACAAAACCATTGTAAAAAAATGTATTGAGCAAGCTGCCTTAGCACCAAACAGCAGTAATATGCAGTTGTGGGAATTTTATCATGTTACCTCCAAAGATATGATTGCTAAAATTGCACCTTTTTGTTTCCATCAAAATGCAGCAAGAACGGCACAGCAACTCGTAATTTTTGTGACTAGAAAAGATCTCTGGAAACAAAGAGCTCAAGCTAATTTAAAATTTATTGATAAGACTTTTGGCGCGAACAATACGAAATCAGCACAAAGTAAAAGAGAAAAAACAGCGAGGGGATATTATGGAAAAATTATTCCTTTTGCCTATGCCGATTTTTTAGGAATTCTTGGCTTTCTTAAATACATCATGGTTTTAATAATAGGTCTTTTTAAACCGATTTACAGACAAGTTAGACAAAGTGATATGCGCATTGTTGCCCATAAAACTTGTGGCTTGGCTGCCGAAAATTTTATGATTTCTATGGCTGCTGAAAATTATGATACTTGCCCAATGGAAGGCACTTATACTTTGCGCGTAAAAAAATTACTAGGGTTGCCTTATGGTGCCGAAATAAACATGATTGTTTCTTGCGGTATCAGAAAACCTGAGGGTATTTATGGTGAGCGTTTTAGAATTCCTTTTGAGCAGGTATATAAAGAAGTTTAA